Proteins encoded within one genomic window of Brassica rapa cultivar Chiifu-401-42 chromosome A09, CAAS_Brap_v3.01, whole genome shotgun sequence:
- the LOC103839522 gene encoding cytochrome b561 and DOMON domain-containing protein At5g47530, with amino-acid sequence MAKSSNLLLCLSVFIFIITKLALAQTCSNYKFSSKNLFESCNDLHVLDSFIHYTYNSSSGNLQVAYRHTDLTSKKWVAWAVNPTSTGMVGAQAIVASPQPDGSVRAYTSPVSSYQTSLQEGDLSFNVSELSAAYQNNEMIIFATLTLPVSNGGNINTVWQDGSLSGNNLLPHPTSGNNIRSVSTLNLLSAASGGGGAGAGDSKLGLQVSSWAGNQPGFSLALTVLLVSLPSALQQFKCLLCF; translated from the exons ATGGCCAAATCTTCAAATCTCCTCCTCTGTCTCTCTGTTTTCATCTTTATCATCACTAAACTCGCCTTGGCTCAGACATGTTCCAACTACAAATTCTCCAGCAAAAATCTCTTTGAGTCATGTAACGACCTCCATGTTCTTGATTCCTTCATTCACTACACTTACAACTCTTCTTCCGGCAATCTCCAAGTAGCTTATCGCCACACAGATCTCACCTCCAAGAAATGGGTGGCATGGGCAGTGAACCCCACTTCCACAGGCATGGTCGGAGCTCAAGCCATTGTAGCTTCACCACAACCAGATGGCAGTGTTAGGGCTTACACTTCACCCGTCAGCAGCTACCAGACGAGTCTCCAAGAAGGTGACCTGAGTTTCAACGTCTCTGAGTTATCTGCTGCTTACCAAAACAACGAGATGATCATCTTCGCAACTCTGACTCTTCCTGTTTCCAATGGTGGGAACATTAACACTGTATGGCAAGATGGGTCTCTCTCCGGGAACAATCTTCTGCCTCATCCAACTTCTGGCAACAATATCCGCTCTGTTTCCACTCTGAATCTCCTCTCCGCTGCATCAGGAGGTGGAGGAGCAGGAGCAGGAGACTCCAAGCTTGGGCTACAGGTCTCAAGCTGGGCGGGGAATCAGCCGGGATTCAGTTTAGCACTCACCGTGCTATTGGTTTCGCTCCCTTCTGCCTTGCAACAGTTCAA GTGTTTGCTCTGTTTTTAA
- the LOC103839706 gene encoding uncharacterized protein LOC103839706, protein MYHDADQRLVICISHASALSKDEEDNEGILTERFRVRSFSEFEANCDLRGDLHDVVGHLKLVDGQALHERPVLCTNDDSASRKVMVHLQLKDGPVMNVYLWDEAAESFRVKFDASAATPTVLLVTTVNPKRLGGKLCLNSMSSSRVFLDEEVDPTKEYLAWLATNPSVTSSVNPVEVVKAETLTIGEIAAFLKRQPAQIAYFDCIATIDDVKLGTVWYYIACKDFQTKLNRGPTTLLCPKCGNENATAVANYRVELSVYDNDEQCTFMILGDAGKDFTGRKATELIDAYVQKNGGEAAELDVPLPQCFVDTIGQTKKFRIKVGHYNFTSTRMSLTATKIVSASELPPKNPPLKTLPGTEVENTELAESSGGGASAIEEEKKPKRTKRSG, encoded by the exons ATGTACCATGATGCTGATCAGAGGCTGGTCATTTGCATCTCACACGCTTCTGCCCTGTCGAAGGATGAAGAAGACAATGAAGGCATCTTGACAGAGCGGTTCAGGGTCCGTTCCTTCTCAGAATTTGAAGCCAACTGTGATCTCAGAGGCGATCTTCACG ATGTTGTTGGCCACCTTAAGCTGGTTGATGGTCAGGCTCTCCATGAGCGTCCTGTTTTGTGCACCAACGATGACTCAGCTTCTCGGAAAGTGATGGTCCATTTGCAGCTTAAAGA CGGTCCAGTGATGAACGTCTATCTGTGGGACGAGGCCGCTGAAAGTTTCCGAGTCAAGTTTGACGCAAGCGCAGCCACTCCAACTGTTCTATTGGTCACAACGGTCAATCCTAAGAGGCTCGGTG GGAAATTGTGCCTAAATTCAATGTCCTCTTCAAGAGTGTTTTTGGATGAAGAGGTTGACCCCACCAAGGAATACTTGGCCTg GTTGGCCACGAACCCTTCTGTAACTTCTTCGGTGAACCCTGTTGAGGTGGTCAAAGCTGAGACACTCACAATAGGTGAGATTGCCGCCTTCCTCAAGCGTCAGCCTGCTCAG ATTGCCTACTTTGACTGCATTGCCACCATTGATGATGTCAAGCTTGGCACTGTGTGGTATTACATTGCTTGTAAGGATTTCCAGACCAAGTTAAACCGTGGGCCTACAACATTGCTTTGTCCAAAATGCGGGAATGAAAATGCTACTGCAGTAGCCAA CTATCGGGTGGAGCTGTCTGTCTATGATAATGATGAGCAGTGCACGTTCATGATTCTCGGAGATGCTGGGAAAGATTTCACAGGCAGGAAAGCAACAGAGTTGATCGACGCTTATGTTCAG AAAAATGGGGGAGAAGCGGCTGAGCTTGATGTTCCACTGCCTCAGTGTTTCGTTGATACAATCGGCCAGACCAAGAAATTCAGGATCAAGGTGGGTCACTACAACTTCACTTCTACTCGAATGTCCTTAACAGCTACCAAGATAGTATCAGCATCAGAGTTACCACCAAAGAATCCCCCACTCAAGACGCTACCAGGAACTGAAGTGGAGAACACAGAGTTGGCTGAGAGTAGTGGTGGTGGCGCTTCAGCtattgaagaggagaagaaaccAAAGCGTACCAAGCGTAGTGGCTAG
- the LOC103839519 gene encoding cysteine proteinase inhibitor 5 → MNSRAIFLLLLLLSFHASAMLPAGRWSPISNVKDPHVVEVGKFAVSEYDKESKSELKFVAVVSGESKVVAGTNYRLIVAVNDGVAGPCASKNYEAIVWEKQWLKSMNLTSFKPVV, encoded by the coding sequence ATGAATAGCAGAgcaatctttcttcttctccttctcctctctTTCCACGCATCTGCGATGTTGCCTGCTGGTAGATGGAGTCCCATCAGCAACGTTAAGGATCCTCATGTCGTAGAGGTAGGCAAATTTGCTGTTTCCGAGTACGACAAGGAAAGTAAGTCGGAACTTAAATTCGTTGCGGTTGTTAGCGGTGAGTCTAAGGTAGTCGCTGGCACTAATTACCGGCTTATTGTGGCGGTTAATGACGGTGTAGCCGGCCCATGTGCGAGCAAGAACTATGAGGCGATTGTATGGGAGAAACAATGGTTAAAATCAATGAATCTCACATCCTTCAAGCCCGTCGTTTGA
- the LOC103839521 gene encoding putative MO25-like protein At5g47540, whose product MAELSRNIRDIKFILYGNSEAEPVAEACAQLTQEFFRQDTLRLFITSLPILNLETRKDATQVVANLQRQQVNYKLIASDYLEANLDLMDVLILGFENLDMALHYGAMFRECIRHQIVAKYVLESEHVKKFFDYIQLANFDIAADAAATFKELLTRHKSTVADFLTNNEEWFFADYNSKLLESVNYVTRRQAIKLLGDILLDRSNSAVMAKYVSSMDYLMILMNLLIESSKSIQIEAFHVFKLFVANQNKPAEIVNILVTNRSKLLRLLADLRPDKEDERFEADKSQVLREISSLEPLVLA is encoded by the exons ATGGCGGAGCTAAGCAGGAACATCCGTGATATAAAGTTCATTCTCTATGGAAACAGCGAGGCCGAGCCTGTTGCTGAAGCTTGTGCACAGCTGACTCAAGAGTTCTTTAGACAGGATACTCTACGCCTCTTCATTACCTCTCTCCCTATTCTCAACTTGGAG ACTAGGAAAGATGCTACGCAAGTTGTTGCAAATCTACAGAGGCAGCAAGTCAATTATAAGTTGATTGCTTCTGATTATCTTGAAGCCAACCTTGATCTCATGGATGTTTTAATACTAGG GTTTGAGAACTTAGACATGGCTTTACATTATGGTGCTATGTTTAGGGAGTGCATCCGCCATCAGATTGTTGCCAA ATATGTTTTGGAGTCTGAGCACGTGAAGAAGTTCTTTGATTACATACAGCTTGCTAACTTCGACATTGCTGCCGATGCAGCTGCTACTTTTAAg gAGCTGCTAACTAGGCATAAGTCTACCGTTGCCGACTTTCTCACCAATAATGAAGAATGG TTCTTCGCGGACTACAACTCAAAGCTTCTTGAATCAGTTAATTATGTAACCAGACGGCAAGCTATTAAG TTATTGGGTGATATATTACTGGATCGATCAAATTCAGCTGTGATGGCGAAATATGTGAGCTCAATGGATTACTTAATGATTCTCATGAATCTTCTGATA GAGTCTAGCAAGAGCATCCAGATAGAAGCATTCCACGTTTTCAAG CTGTTTGTGGCGAACCAAAACAAGCCTGCAGAGATAGTCAACATTCTGGTGACTAACAGAAGCAAGCTTCTTAGATTGTTGGCTGATTTGAGACCAGACAAAG AGGACGAGAGGTTTGAAGCAGACAAAAGTCAGGTCTTGAGAGAAATTTCATCCCTTGAGCCGCTAGTTCTTGCATGA
- the LOC103839524 gene encoding ras-related protein RABA5a: MAFHSEDDKSEDYLFKIVLIGDSAVGKSNLLARFARDEFYPNSKSTIGVEFQTQKIDINGKEIKAQIWDTAGQERFRAVTSAYYRGAVGALLVYDISRKQTFHSIGRWLNELHTHSDMNVVTILVGNKSDLKDIREVPTAEGKALAEAQGLFFMETSALDSSNVAAAFETVVKEIYNILSRKVMSSQELNKQDPPASLSNGKKVVIPSEAQGEAKKGGCCST, from the exons ATGGCTTTTCATTCTGAGGACGATAAGAGCGAAGACTACCTCTTTAAGATTGTTCTAATAGGTGATTCCGCAGTTGGGAAGTCAAACTTGCTGGCGAGATTTGCTAGGGATGAGTTCTATCCCAACTCAAAGTCTACCATTGGAGTGGAGTTTCAGACGCAGAAGATTGATATCAACGGAAAAGAGATCAAAGCGCAGATATGGGACACGGCAGGCCAAGAACGTTTTCGAGCAGTCACTTCAGCTTATTACAGAGGTGCTGTTGGAGCTCTACTGGTTTACGACATCAGCAGAAAGCAGACCTTTCACAGCATTGGTAGATGGCTCAACGAGCTTCACA CACACTCTGATATGAACGTTGTGACGATCTTGGTGGGGAACAAGTCGGATCTTAAGGACATAAGAGAAGTGCCAACAGCGGAAGGGAAGGCGTTAGCGGAAGCTCAGGGGCTTTTCTTTATGGAGACATCGGCTCTGGACTCGTCAAACGTGGCGGCTGCGTTCGAGACTGTTGTGAAGGAGATTTACAACATATTGAGCAGGAAAGTGATGAGCTCACAGGAGTTGAACAAGCAAGATCCTCCTGCCTCGCTCAGCAATGGCAAGAAAGTTGTGATTCCATCCGAGGCACAGGGGGAGGCTAAGAAAGGTGGGTGTTGTTCTACGTGA